The segment GAGAGGACAGAGAGTGACACGCGTAAATTCAGATGCTTGTTTGGCACTTTTCACCCAGCTGAAGCAATGCATTTGAAGGAAGAAAAGATACAACAAAGAAATCTgtcgatgatgatgatgacaaagatCGAATGAATCAGTGTTTATTCTTGTAGAACAATGCTGTCTGAGGAATCAGGCAAATGGACGTGTGAAGTGTCTTTGTTTAAAAAGCACAGTCGTCTTtactaaaacaaatcaaaggatgtatgtatgtatgtctgcTTAGGTTTATGAGGAAGGTTAGTATGTCTGCGCTTGAAGACTGTTATTGGGGTATTTGTTTCTAGAACACCTGGGCTCTGACAACACTCTAACATCACACCTGAAGGGCAGAACgtgctttttttaattatttctgtcGTTATAATTGTGTGTCGAACAAAGATGTAGACACTGTTGTTAAAGGGGTTTGAAGGCGGATTGACTTTGCTGTTGTCGCTGCCTTAAATGTGTGGACTCGACAGCAGAAAGTCGTTTTCACCGTCGGGTCTGTCCTTCAGAAACTCTGTCATCCTTTCTCTCTCCGGACATTCAGAACACCTCTGGTGACGTCActattctgtttgtttatttctttttttcctgattGTTTAATTTATGAGACTCCCAATCTGATTAAATTCTATAATTGCCTTGTATGGGAACTCACTTTTATTACTAAACCTCTGTTTAAATGcagactatatatatatatatatatatatatataaatatatataaaatattttaatataatagaATATGGGAAATTCTTTAACACAGACGTAACAAAGCCATTGTGATCTTTTAATCATGTTTATTGATTCTTGTATATTGAAAGACTGCATTATATAAAGGTGAAGGAAATGCTGATGATTTTAGTATAAACAACAAGTTGAAATGAcgctaagaaaataaaatgtttgggactttttaaatgtagtttgtgtCGGTGGGTGAACAGTGCTtattcagtgaaaacaaagactACAACACAGAACATGGACCAAAACATCAATATTCTTAATATAAGTTTTTAGATTTGGTCTGATTTCATACAGTTTGTAACCTATGTATTATTTAAACGGCAAATGTATTTAGGAGCagataaaatatgttttgagcTCAAGATTgtcttttatataaaaaaaacctgttgaaaataaaaaatagtctCTTGTACAGAGTAAATTCCAGAGACGTGGACTCGAGTCGACGAGAATCAGGCTCAAGTTGCAAATccaataaataaaaccaataacTAGCAGCTTGACTTGGATTTAATCTCCTGATTCAAACTGACTTTCGACTTCGCCGGAGGGAGGTAATTAAAAAAGACTACACTATAAAAACACTGTGACTGCACTTGGACTGTAATGTCTTGACTTGCAAAGACTTGATGTCGTCctcaaacctgcagaaaaatcaTGATCTAATTTTTTTCATGCACCCTCTTTGTTTTGTAAAACGTTGAACTTAAATACGTCTGTGTTGTGTTACTGTAACTGCACAGTATATGTTCCACTTTTAGATGAggtttaaaatcaaattttataCTTTCATCAAACTGTTGTACACTTGTATAAAGATGACCACAGAGATGAGACCCGGTCATTGCAGCTCTGCAGATAATTACCAACCTTATCGGCAGACTGTTTGACGTTAAAGGTTAAACGTTTCCCTTTCAGCTGCACTTTTATGCACAGTagcttcagaaagtattttgCCGTTTCCGTTTTTGTGACTTTAGTGCATTTGGTAGAAAACTTTGCTCACCAGCACACCCAGATTCCAAATCGAGGTCAGatgctttctcttttctttaataTTCTTTGAAATGTGTCTGTAGAACTTGTGTCTGCGATCAAACTGTGGTGAGGCGTAGATCAGAGGACGACAGCCTCAGTAATTGTTTATCAGAGCAGTTGAAAAAAGTGAGAAAGTGTTAAATGTAATATGAAGTCTGACAGAACATGATggaagcacagagagagagaacccgTGTATTTAAGATAAACAGGAATTGGAAAACTGGCGTTGTGCAGTGAAAGGCTCTCACACGTTGCTATGGAGCGTTTACTGTGCACCGATTATTGAAATGGAAGAAATGACATTAAGTTTGAGGCCCACTAAGCTGGGATTGCAGTTCTGGTCAAAGCTAAGTAGCTTTCCATACAGCGTCCCAGTTTAGTGTCTGTTGCAAGAGACATGAGGGTTTGgggacaaaaacaagaacagtcCATTTTTAAACTATGTACATCAGTGGTCCAGAAAACTGAAACTAGAGCAGGAAAACATAGCAAGTCATCTGATTGGCTCTGTTCCTTTTGGCTAATGCAGGATCTAGACACTGATTTTAACCCTTTTACAAGAGagagtacaagtacaagtagaGCAGGATCTGAACAGAGCAATGAGACCTTATCTCAAGACACTCACTGATGGTTCCAGGAACTCAGAAAGTGGGAAACTGGATCTGTTTTTCACAACAGAACTGAATCCGGTGGGCATTGTAGTGGACCAGGGATGTAGGACCACAAGAAAAActcttatttattcttatttttactgATGCACAATGAGAAAattgtgaaaatgatgaaatcCAGTAGATCCCCATTGGATTCCATTAGGTCAGTTATACTTCTCTCATACAAATCCCTTAAAATAAGGAATTATAATAAACAGTAGCGTATATATAGAGTAGAGTGTGATAGTATTATGtgaataatctttttttttttcagtatatttcagtttttcagtacTCAAAACTAATAACCTAATTCTCCAGATCACATTTAAATTGAACTGGTTGATGGGTTTTATTTAGTATTAGAGTAAGAGTTaagattttctgtgtttgtttgatgaaTCTCTTTGAATCCATATATTTAgcttaattttacatttttatttatatttcttttgtaAGATAAAATCACAGGTTTTTTTGTGGTGAATCGTGtatcaaattattttcattattttttttaagttgtatttataatctttttctaatttctatctttatttatttttaatatcgTGTGTATcaaatgattttcattatttttttagttgtatttataatctttttctaatttctatctttatttatttttaatatcgTGTGTATcaaatgattttcattatttttttagttgtatttataatctttttctaatttctatctttatttatatttaatatcgTGTGTATcaaatgattttcattatttttttagttgtatttataatctttttctaatttctatctttatttatttttaatatcgTGTGTATcaaatgattttcattattttttagttgtatttataatctttttctaatttctatctttatttatttttaatatcgTGTGtatcaaattattttcattatttttttagttgtatttataatctttttctaatttctatctttatttatttttaatatcgTGTGTATcaaatgattttcattattttttagttgtatttataatctttttctaatttctatctttatttatatttaatatcgTGTGTATcaaatgattttcattattttttagttgtatttataatctttttctaatttctatctttatttatttttaatatcgTGTGTATcaaatgattttcattattttttagttgtatttataatctttttctaatttctatctttatttatttttaatatcgttttttattattttttttttttccaggaaacAAAACACGTTGAAACCACCTCGTCATTCTCGGCGATGACGTCATCACCGTGCGTCGCTTGTTCCGCCAGCGTACGGTCTATTCCGTTATGTTTCACGTTTAAATCATCTTTCTGAGGCTTTTGTGTCGTCGCTCCCCGGCAGCTGAATCCTTGGTTTGCATGTAGAGTGAATATAGTTTGTGGTTCACGCTAACTTCACCCAACATGGAGTCCGCGGAGGCCAACGAGGAGAGGACGGGCTCCGTGTCGGCGGCGCAGCGGAGAGCAGAGATCCGCAGGAGGAAGCTGCTCATGAACTCTGAGGACAGGATGAACAGAATCGTGGGCTTCGCCAAAAACGAGGCTGAAAACAACGGTATGCTGTCATGTTAGCACAGATTACACTTCTGTCGATCAGCACACAGTCACTGCTGTTTACAGTGGGTTTTATCGGAACCAGTACAACCCACATTTAACACGTTCAGCCAGATGTTGTGTTAATACAGTCCAGAAAACCTGGAGAGAGCAAAACAAGGATTTAACTAAATGAGACACGCATTAGAAGACAACACTGTACAGTTAAATCATCCCTCATAACACTGACACAGTCTCCCTGCATCCCAATAATAACTGGTACTGATCAGCTGTCACACTGATACTGACTGATACTGATAGGATATCATTTATCAGGGTGATACtgataaatgtcacattaacatATTTCAGCAttagttatttttcattttaaccttCATTTATGATGTAGATGAGGGGAGAAGTTCACCTCTTCTGgttaaatgttgttgtgttcGTGTCCTCAACAGGAGCGTCCCGGCGTCCCACAGAGCCCCGCTTCCACCTCGACCTCGACAGAACAGAGCTGTGGTCATCGCCTTCCTCTTCTCCCAGACCGTCTCCCTTCCTGCCAGAGGCTTTGGGGCTCGGCAGCCACTCCCGCAGCGCCACCCCAGAGAGGAGAGGCTCCCCGCTGCCAGACTGCAGCGAGCTGTCCGCAGGCTCGCTGGAAGATGATGTGGGAGGGATCCGACAGAGACCCAGGGGCGAGCGGGCGTCAGATGACGTCGGTGGTTCCCCTCGTCGAGGCCTCCAGAAGTACCTGTCTCGTTTTGACGATGCCATGAAACTTCGGGGTCAGCTGGCCAACGAGAAGCCGGCTCCGGACGGAGTGTCTGACTCAGAGGAGTTTGATCCTTTCAGAATCTTCAGGCTGATCGGCAGCATCCTGCTCGCTGTTTTCGTCAGGGTTTTTGTCTGCAAGTATCTGGTGAGAGACGTGAGAGAGTTCGTGGTTATGTCGTTTGTCACATGTGCTCTGAACCTTTTccaagtgtttttattgtgatgttACCAGAAACCTGGCACTGCTGTGGTCATGTGACTCTCACATTTTCTCATTCTAGTCAATATTTGCTCCATTTCTGACCCTAGAGCTGGCCTACATGGGGTTGTCCAAATACTTTCCAAAGGTGAGTTCTCTTAAGATGATCTTTTCCTACTCTAATAGATTCTTGTGTTTTAGTCatggtttatttacattattattatttacagttcaCAGATTCTCACAAGATTCGGTATCACTTATTTGAAATGTTCTAACTTGACATCGTTTGTGCTCTGACTTCCTTGTGCTGTGGCTGTCTAGTTAGTCAGTGACGTATACATATTCCTCTTCCTCCAGGTGGAGAAGAAGACCAAGACCACTGTGCTAACCGCTGCCCTTCTGCTGTCGGGTATCCCTGCTGAGGTCATCAACCGCTCCATGGACACCTACAGGAGGATGGGGGATGTCTTTGCTGACCTCTGCGTCTACTTCTTTACCTTTATCCTCTCACATGAAATCCTTCTGCTCATAGGTTCAGAGACTCCCTGATAGTCTGCTAGGACGCCCTTCATGCtgccccctccctctgtctcccatAGAAACCAGGCATGCTCATTTACACCCTCTGACGTGGGTTTGTTGTTGACATACTGGAAAGTCCCTGCTGCTTTTTGGTCGCACATCAGCTGGACGAGTTATTTCAGCGCTTTAGGGTTCCACTAAAACTAATCTGTGTGTAACCAGAGAGTCCAGTGTTTGTTACAGACATCCAGGTTATTTTTTGCTCTGGATGGAGGCTCGGAAACAGaacaactttgtgtgtgtgagagacgaATGTACAGATGTGTTTCGTTGACATTTGTTAAGGTCTGGCACAGAAGCAGGTAAAAGTTGTACTGAGACGTGGACAGTTCAGTTTGACGTTAGACTGGGCAACCACAGATTCCATTTAACTTAACAACAGGAAAACTGGAGTCTCTTCAGGGCCgggcaatttatttttttcattttgttgtcatttaatttatttaactcaGGACCAGTCAGAAAGAATCTGAAACTGACAACCTCCATTTAAAACTTCTGATATTAACTATTTATTAATTATGGCAAATTTAGACCCAGACTGATTTGAAAACTGTAACAAGTCCAATTTTTCACAtaggaacatttaaaaagagTCTATGTAACGTGTAATATGTGGACAACATTTGGAAAAACCTGAGTCTTTCTGTACCCTAATAAACTCTAAAGATTGGGCATAAGCTGGACAGAGCCTCAAACCGGATTCTAGCTTATGACAGATTTGGAGGGAGTAGATCTTACTACTAGTGTACAACACTACGAATGCCTTGTAGTCTTCTCAGTCAGCTGTGCAGTGGTTTCAGTGGGGATGGGGTCAGTGCATTTTCAGTTCCTGACATTCATAACTTGAAACTTCAGATAGTGCATAGACTGTGATGAGCAGAGGAGACTTTATTTGTAGGGTTTAACTTATTCAGtttattacatgtttacataATCTAGTCCCAGAATTGACTCAATTCATGTGAATTAACTGACAATAACCTGGAAGTGAagatgtttatttacattaaaccGAAACTTCACC is part of the Anabas testudineus chromosome 14, fAnaTes1.2, whole genome shotgun sequence genome and harbors:
- the camlg gene encoding calcium signal-modulating cyclophilin ligand, with product MESAEANEERTGSVSAAQRRAEIRRRKLLMNSEDRMNRIVGFAKNEAENNGASRRPTEPRFHLDLDRTELWSSPSSSPRPSPFLPEALGLGSHSRSATPERRGSPLPDCSELSAGSLEDDVGGIRQRPRGERASDDVGGSPRRGLQKYLSRFDDAMKLRGQLANEKPAPDGVSDSEEFDPFRIFRLIGSILLAVFVRVFVCKYLSIFAPFLTLELAYMGLSKYFPKVEKKTKTTVLTAALLLSGIPAEVINRSMDTYRRMGDVFADLCVYFFTFILSHEILLLIGSETP